Genomic DNA from Puniceicoccales bacterium:
CACATCGATGGCCATGGAGAATTGACTGAGCCAAGCAACAGAGATGTTTTCTGCTTTGGCAAATCTATTCTTATTGCCCTACTTCCTGCCATTTCCGAACCGAACATAGCACAGGTTTCAATAATTTTTTTGGATTTTTTTGTTCTATGCTCCAGATCAAAGATCAGCGAATAATTTCCCAGCTTTTGACTTCTAAGTTTTTCCAGCTCAAGATTTGCTTGTTTTGGAGATAGAACCGGAGCAAAGGATCTATGAGCCATTGACGCACTCAGATCACAAGCCAAAAAAGCGGCAATCAGGCACAATAAACCACGGATCACTTCACTCACTTAGTTCATCGGCTATACCGCCAGGGGTTTCGTCAGAATCATCTAAATTTCCATTTGGTTCATCTGCACCTATCATAATATGCTCTAAACCATTCACTAAATCCGAATTTTCCTTATTTTCCTTAGAATCATAGACAATACTCCCGACTTCCATAGCTTCATCTATTTTTTTTATATCATTCGATTTATTCAAGTCATCATTTTGGGCTGGAGGCCCTTCTGAATCATCAAATTTCGCCAAAGCATCCACGGCCACTTTTTTTGGAAGAATATCATCTGGCTTACCTGGCCTATGTTCTCGAGCCATATATATCATGGCCAACAAAAACGATGCTAAATAGAAAAATCCTACGCACCATCTAGTCCAACGAGCCAATACATTCACGGCATCACCACCGAATACAGTTGCCACAGAACCCTCTCCCAGCGTAGCACCTAGACCGGTTTCTTCATTTGGGCGTTGCATCAAAATAATCATTACCACAAACATGCTGACCAAAATCAAAGCCATGGTCAAAATGACTATAAAAAACATACTCATAGCAAACGAAGGTAAATTTCTAACGAGATTTAAAAATTTTCAAGCAATAAATTCATTATCCGGAGGAATTAATCCGCGTGCAATGTAAGCTGTTCTAAAATGCAGCTTTGCAAATTCTCCAAAACGATCATCACCAAACCTCTTTACCAAATCCTTAGCCTGTTCAAGAGTTTTAGAACCTGCACCTTTATGCAATTTTTCACCAGCCAACTTCGATAATTCACGCATCTGGCGCACATACTCTGCCCTCGCAACTATCGATGCCGCAGCCACTACTGGATCACACTCGGCCTTGATTTGCATTTCCAATGTAAAATTTTTGACAGAGCCAAGATACCGCTGCACCAACGGCGTTTTTGAAAATTGATCAAGCAATCCTCGGGCAACCGGTTGCAATTGCAATGCGCCCAAAAGCGATCGAGAATGCATCCAAGCTAGTAATCTATTCATATTAGACCCAAACGAAATATATAATTCGTTGTATTTCTTCATGTTAAGCATCATTTTTTTGCAGGTAACACCCTTCTGCGAATTTATTTTCGCATCCAAATCCAAAATAATATTTTCAGAATGAATTTTTTTACTGTCTTTGATCCCATTCGCTAGCAAAGCCTTAACTGCATCAGGCGTGGCTATAACACAGGCCGTAACCAGTGGGCCAAAAAGGTCACCCTTCCCGCTCTCGTCCAAACCAGCATGTTCTTCAAGCCAAAGTGGATCCATATCATCATTCTGGCCAAAATTAAACTCAAGCGTTATCTCCGGCTCCAAAACAAAGGTGACAAATTCCTCGGTTTTTTTCCCCTGGATGACGGTCTTGCCGCTGTTGTAATGTACAACATTGATTCCGTTGGCCTTAAATGCAAAATCCGCATAGGCCACCTCGTATCGGTCCCATGACCTTGCCAAACAATAATCTTTTAGCCTAAGAGCTTGTGGTTGAGTAAGTTTTATAGAATAAATACAATTATTTTTTTTGTTCATAGGTCGCCATGATCCACATAAAATTCACAGCAATAGTTTAATAAATACTTTGCAATACAACAACTTTTCATAAGTTTTGACATTTTTAGCCACGACGCTAACATCTAAATCAAATAATTAACAAAATTTTAACATATAGTGAAAGTTAATACCCTGTCACCGACAAAGAAAGTGTTGGTTTATATTGTTATGATTTTCATACGCCTATGGAACAAAACACTAAAAATAAAGCTGTCAGATGAAGCCAAAATATTCTTCATTTCAGAAAAGGATACGCCGAAGATTTATGCCTTCTGGCACAACAGGTTATTCATTGCATCGGAGATATATAAAAGATACATAGCCCACAGCAATATCTACGGCCTGATCAGCCCAAGTAAAGATGGTGCCTGGCTGGCGGAAATCTACAGATCCATCGGCATAAAAGCCATACGTGGATCGAGCAAACGCCGTGGACGTGAAGCACTTGTGGAACTAGAAAACCTATTAAACTGTGGCTGCAGCTGTGCCCTAACTCCGGATGGCCCCCGGGGGCCAAGATATGTGGCCAAAGCCGGCATTGCCAATCTGGCAAAAAAAGTCGGCGTCCCCATAGTCCTGATAGGCTATAATTTCACTGCCGCCTGGCGCCTAAAATCTTGGGATAAATTCTA
This window encodes:
- a CDS encoding lysophospholipid acyltransferase family protein; amino-acid sequence: MIFIRLWNKTLKIKLSDEAKIFFISEKDTPKIYAFWHNRLFIASEIYKRYIAHSNIYGLISPSKDGAWLAEIYRSIGIKAIRGSSKRRGREALVELENLLNCGCSCALTPDGPRGPRYVAKAGIANLAKKVGVPIVLIGYNFTAAWRLKSWDKFYIPKPFSKIHINITILEPHQYKNLSEKELLSLIQKELIYLNRPH
- the secG gene encoding preprotein translocase subunit SecG, whose amino-acid sequence is MSMFFIVILTMALILVSMFVVMIILMQRPNEETGLGATLGEGSVATVFGGDAVNVLARWTRWCVGFFYLASFLLAMIYMAREHRPGKPDDILPKKVAVDALAKFDDSEGPPAQNDDLNKSNDIKKIDEAMEVGSIVYDSKENKENSDLVNGLEHIMIGADEPNGNLDDSDETPGGIADELSE
- the rnhC gene encoding ribonuclease HIII produces the protein MNKKNNCIYSIKLTQPQALRLKDYCLARSWDRYEVAYADFAFKANGINVVHYNSGKTVIQGKKTEEFVTFVLEPEITLEFNFGQNDDMDPLWLEEHAGLDESGKGDLFGPLVTACVIATPDAVKALLANGIKDSKKIHSENIILDLDAKINSQKGVTCKKMMLNMKKYNELYISFGSNMNRLLAWMHSRSLLGALQLQPVARGLLDQFSKTPLVQRYLGSVKNFTLEMQIKAECDPVVAAASIVARAEYVRQMRELSKLAGEKLHKGAGSKTLEQAKDLVKRFGDDRFGEFAKLHFRTAYIARGLIPPDNEFIA